GGCAACAGTTTTGTCAATAATGACAAAACTGTTGGGGTCGCCGCACCGCAGGCGTCAGCCCAGCCCCGACCGCAGCGCTTCCAACGCCGTCCGGCACATCCGCGCCAACTCGGGCAGCGACCGCTCCCCGGCGGGATTGCCCACCATCCACAGCTCCATGGCGCCGAACACCGCCGCCGCCACACACCTGGCCTTGACCGCGATCCGCAGGCGCTCGTCGCCATCGGGCACCCCACCGTGACGGGCCACCAGCAGATCGGCCACCGCATCGGCGAAGTCGGACTCGACCTGACGGATGTGGCGCACGATTCGCTCGGGATCGAGTTCGGCGGCCCGCATGCTGGCGATCTTGGTCACCGCATCGACGTCGTACGGGAAGGCCAGGATCGCCGACTGCACCGAGTCGAGGACCGATTCGGTGACCGGCCGCTCGGCCAGTGCGGCGCGAAACCAGTGCAGCCCGGCGTCGTAATCGGCAAACAGCAGATCATGCTTGGACGTGAAGTGGCGGTAGAAGGTGCGTAGCGAAACCCCGGCGTCGGCGGCGATCTGCTCAGCAGAGGTGTCTTCGACCCCCTGCGCCAGAAACCGCACCAGGGCAGCCTGGCGCAGCGCCTCTCGGGTGCGCTCACTGCGCGCGGTCTGCGCGGGCCTGACCATGCCGGTGAAGTTACCGCATCCGGTGACACTCCCGGGCGGAGCGAAATGTCAATATTGACAAAACTCCGACGGGCGAGTGTGCTCACGCCATGGTGTCTCTCATCGTTCACGCGGTCCTGGGCGTCGCCGTCATCGTCTTGGTGATCCGCCTCAATCCACACATCTTCTCGCGCCCGCCCGGGCCCGCCCTGTCCCGTGCCGAGCTGGCCTACTATGCCGTCGGCGTCGCCTCGATCCCGATCTGCTGGTATTTCAATGCGCAGTTCGTCGCGCAGTACGCGGTACCCGACGGCAACCCGATCTGGGGGCCGGGGAGTTGGACGGAGTTCATCACGCTGGGGTACACCAACCCCGCCGCGAGTTCGGCCAGCGCCGATTACACGATCGCGAATGTCATTCTCTTGCCGCTGTTCACGATCATCGACGGGCTCCGGCGCGGAATCCGGCATCCCTGGCTCTTCTTCGTCGCGAGCCTGTTCACCAGCTTCGCGTTCGCGTTCGCCTTCTACTTCGCCACCATGGAACGGCAGCGCCGGCACCAACAGGCCGAGGTCGCCGTCAACTGAGCGGTGTCAACAACGCGGTGCAGGCCACCACCGCATCCTCGGTGATCTCGCGGATCGGACCACCACTCTCCACCGTGACCGCGGTGAGCTCACGCAGACCACCGAGCATCATGATGATGCGACGCCGCGAGATCGCCACGCCCGCCGACCGGAATGCGTCGGTGGCGATCATGGACTGCACCATGGCGATGAAACCCTCCATCGACTCCCGTTGCAGCTCGCGCGCCGCGCTTCCCAGCGTGGGCACGTCACGGATCCAGGCCAGCATCAATTCGGGATGATCCTCATAGGAGGCGATCCACGCCTCGACCGCTTGACGGACCTGAGCCTGCCAGGGCGCGCTCCGGTCGACGGCGCCGACGATCCCGCGCGCCTGCTGCGCAGTGACGCTGGTCAGCAGCGCCACGAAACACTGCTCGCGGCTGTCGAAGTATTCGTAAAAGGTGCGGCGCGAGGTCTTGGCCCGCCGCACGATGTCGGCGACCGTGGTGTTCTGGTAGCCGTCCTCGACGATCGACTCGACCAAGGCTTCGAGCAGGCGAGTGCGATATGCGCTCTTGTCGGCCTCAACCGATGTGCTGGGACTGTTCATCTCGGGCTGCCATCGTAGTGGCGATCAGCGGCGCACGGTGGGGCTGTGACCAACGCTCGATCGAGCGCCCGGATTCGCCGCCGGCGGCCGGTTCTGCCGGAAACTCAGACAGACACCCAGGTTGCCGCCGACGCACGGAACGCCGTTGACGGTGGGAACCGGCCCGCCGGAACGATTGCCGGTCGGGTCCAGCGCGGCCGGTTCAGCGTTCACCGACGGTGCGCACACCACCGCCAATGCGCAGAGTCCGACGACCATCCGGCGCATACGGGCAGCGTAACGCGCGGTGATCAGCCGATTGCCGTGAATGGGCTCAACACATCACGCACGAACTGTGCGATGTTCACCGAGGGATTGCCGTCCGGGAAGCTCACCGTGGCCAGCACGTTGCCGCCGGCGTCGGCGAAATTCTGATCGGCGCGACCCTGGTGCGTCGACGACGTCACCACGATGATGCCCGTCGCACCCGCCTTCTTGGCCAGCGGAACCGAGAACTGTGCGTTCTGCACGGTGCTGTTGGCGCGGTCCTCGACGATGATCCGGTTGGCCGGGAAACCAAGTGTCAGTAGCAGATTGCGCATCTGCCCGGCCTCGGTCTTGCCGTTGCGCGGATTGCCGCCGGTGACGATGACCGGTGACTGTGGGAAGGCCTGGGCGACCGCGAGACCGGTGAGCACGCGGTGGTAGAGGATCGTGCGCATCGAACCGTCGGGTTGCAGCCCATAGCCGAGGATGACGATCGCGGGCTTGGTGAAGTCCTTACCCGCCACGGGCGGTGCGGCCTGCGCCACCGCCGGGGCGAACCCACCGCACGCGACTGCCAGGGCGAGCGCCGTGGCGGCCAGGAATCGCCGCGAGTAACCGGCCAATGCACGCGCTCGGCGCACGGTCTCACCCCCTCAGATTTGCGACACGCGTGATTATCGGTGCCAATGGGGGCGATGTTACAGATATGCTCCGTGGGGCGCATTGTGCCTTCTGTTACTCCCGGCGAATCGGTACGCTCGATCACCTTCTCCCGCACCGTCTTCCGGCTCGGGATTTCCTCAGACATCCGCCACCAACTCCTCACCGCCTCCTGTCTCGGACCGTGCACAGTGACTGGTTCAGCCGGCCCGCGCGACTGAACGACTGACCTGAAACTTGTGACCGGTAGCGGGCCGGGCCCACGCACGATGGCTCAACCCGAAACACACGGAGGTGAAGGCGATGTCGATCAACGATTACCCCGCAGCGATGACTGCGGGGGCATACGGATACCTGGCGGCGCTGGCCGCGGCGGCCGTGTTCGCAGTGCTCTGGCGGATCGCCACGGCACCGCGGCACCCGGCGACCGGGGAACCCGTGAGCGCGACGGAACTGGCCTTCCTGCGGTCGGACATCGCCCCGGTGGTGGCCGCGCTGGCCGCCCTGCGCGCCGGTGGACGGATCACCGCGAACCGCCGGGTGGACCAGTCGGTGCCTGCCCACGCCACCGACCGGTTCACCGAACGTCTGTTGAACCGGGTTGTCGGCGACCCCGAGCACACGGTGCCGAACCTGTACGCGGCATCCCGCGACGACCTGGCTGACCTCGAAGCCCAATTGAACCGGCGCGGCCTGGTCCGCACGCGCGCCGATCAGATCCGGATGCGGTGGGGCGCGGCACCGTCGTTCCTGGTGCTGGCAATGGGCATCGCATATGCCGTGCTCCTGGTGAACCACGCGAACGACCGTCCCGAGAACGTGGTGCCGCTCATGGCGGTGATCCTGGCGTCGATCGGATACGTCGTCGTCGTGTTGCCCCGCCTGCTCTCGGTGGACCGGCTGACCCGGGCGGGCCGACGCCTCCTGGCCACCGAACAGGAGCGCCTGGCCTACCTGAAGCCGGCCGAGCGCCCGGCATTCGAGACCTATGGCCCGGCGGCGGTGGCACTTTCGGTGGCGCTGTTCGGCACCGGCGCCCTGTGGGCGATCGACGCCGACTACTCCACCTCGGTGCAACTGGCCGGGGACTCCTCGGGCGGCGGGGCCGACGGCGGAGGATGCGGCGCGTCCTGCGGAGGGGACGGCGGCGGCGGTGGCGGCGGCTGTGGGGGTTGCGGCGGCTGCGGAGGGTGCGGCGGATGATCACCACGACCCGCGCCGTACCCGACCTCGGTGACGTGGGCCTGGGCTGGCGCCGCGAGATCGCCGGAGTGATCGCCGATCTGACGCCCGGCTTCTGTGAGGTGATCGCCGAATCGGTACCGATACGTCGCCGTCGGGCCCGGCCGGATCCGATGCTCGCCGGCCTGGCCACCGGCGGGATCCCCGTGATCCCGCACGGGGTCGCCCTGTCCCTGGGCGGGGTCGAACCCGTGCAGCCGGCCCGGGTCGGCCGACTGGCGGCCTGCGCGCAGGCGTTGGGTTCGCCACTGGTCAGCGAGCACATCGCCTTCGTGCGGGCCGGCGGCATCGAGGCCGGGCACCTGCTGCCGGTCCCCCGCACCCGGGAGGCCCTGGATGTCTTGGCCCGCAACATCGAACGCACCACCGGAGAACTGCCGGTGCCCCTGGCGGTGGAGAACATCGCCTCGTTCGTGGAATGGCCGGAGTCGGATCTCAGCGAGTCGGAGTTCCTCACCGAACTGGTCGACCGCACCGGGGTGCTGCTGGTGCTCGACGTGGCGAATGTCTACGCCAACGCCCGCAATCGCGGCCTCGACCCACAGCGGGAGCTTTCCCGGCTGCCGGTCGAGCGGGTGGCCTACTGCCATGTCGCCGGCGGCCGCGACGGCGGCAATTTCTACCACGACACCCACACCGACCGGACTCCGCCCGAGGTGCTGGATCTGGTCACGGCGTTGCGGGAGCGGGTCGACACTCCGTTCATGCTCGAGCGCGACGGCCGCTACCCACCGGCGGCCGAACTGTTCGACGAACTCGATGCGATCGCCGCGGCCGCGGGCGCCACACCCATCACCACCCGGGCACGAAAGGCATGGACATGACCTTGGCTCAGCGACAGGAAGCCCTGGTTCGGGCGCTGGTGGCCGGTGGTCCCGTCCCGCCCGGGTTCGATCCGGCGGCGGTGGCCGCGGCAGGCGAAGTATGTCGTCACAAACGGGATGCGCATGCGGGTGTGGCTACGGGTCTGGCGTCGCCTCGAGCAGTGCGACGATGGTTCCGACGATCGTTGTCAGCAGTCGGTCGGCTGTCGGTTGCCAGAGGCCGTGACCCTTCGTTGGTGTGATGTCGACGAGGTCACCGTCCCGCCTGACCCGGCCAGTAGCGAGGCTGACGCGAAACTCGTTGACCTCGAGGGGATCTCCTCCTCGATACCGCCCATCTCGCTGACCAACTTGTTGAGCTGGTCCTCGGATAGCTGCTCGATGCTGACCCACGCGACGGGCGCGCAGCTACCCTCCTGGGCCGTCACGATGCGGCCAGGTGGCAGGGCGATTCCCATCAGGTCGCGGGCGTCGGCAGCGGGCAGTCGGCCCGGGCTGGCGCGGAACATGCTCGGTCCCTTCGTAGGTGTGTGGCAGTCCAGCCACACGAGCAGTGGGTCCGCATTGGCGGCCCCGACTACGCCGTGCGCAGCACCTTGTTCATCGGTTTGCCGCGGGCGAGTTCGTCGACAAGCTTGTCGAGGCAGCGGATCTTCCGCATCAGCGGGTCCTCGATCTCCTGCACCTTCACCCCGCAGACCACACCGGTGATGAGCGAGGCATTCGGGTTCAGCGAGGCGTCGGCAAAGAACTCCGAGAACGTGGTCTCGTCATCGAGATGGCCGCGCAGCGTCGTCTCGTCGAACCCGGTCAGCCAGCAGATCACCTCGTCGAGTTCGGCCTGCGTGCGGCCCTTGCGCTGCATCTTCGCCAGATAGTGCGGGTACACCGCGGCGACGGCGGTGCCGAAGATCCGGTGTTCCATGCGTCGAGGCTACGGCGTGGTGGCGCCCCCACACACCGTGCCAGACTGCTGTCGTGACCGGCAGCGTGGATCAGATCCCCAAAGCCACCACGGAGTGGACCGCTCAGCCCGGCGACGCGCGGCGCGCAACGCTATCGATTCTGCGGCAACCTGCGCTGTGGAAACGCCTGCTCACATTCACGACGGTGGTCGCGGCGATCGCCGCCGCGGTGTGCGTCGTCAACGGCAGCGGGTGGGCCGCCGGGGCAGCGATCTTCGTGGGAGCGGCCGTGGTGTACGCAGTGTTCGCTGTCTTGGTGAGTCTGGTGTGCGCCTATATCCCGAACCGGCGAGTCGTGCGCACCGGTTCGCGGTGGGCCGCCGGCGGCGATGCAACCCGAATCCGTATCGACACCCCGGCGTCCACACTGGTCATCGACCGCAGCGATATCATCTCGGTCCGCCCGGCAGGTGCGTTGGTTGTGCTGCGAGTCCGCCCCAAGCAGGTTCTCGGGATCCCGACGGCGCTGTTCGCCGATCCGGCACTCGAGAACCTCATCGACTGACGGGGCGGCCCCCAGAAACAGAAAAGCCCACCGTCGCCGGTGGCTCTCTCAGTGGCCAGGGCCGGGATCGAACCGGCGACCTTCCGCTTTTCAGGCGGACGCTCGTACCAACTGAGCTACCTGGCCGGAAGGCACCGGCTCTTGCAAACCGAACTGCCTCGCCGTGATGGCGACCCTGACGGGACTCGAACCCGCGACCTCCGCCGTGACAGGGCGGCGCGCTAACCAACTGCGCCACAGGGCCTTGCTTTCCTGCGTTACTGCTCGTGTTCCAACGTTACCGTTGTCACGTACCCCCAACGGGATTCGAACCCGTGCTACCGCCGTGAAAGGGCGGCGTCCTAGGCCACTAGACGATGGGGGCCTAATCCGAATCTCTCCGGGGTACTCATCAACCTCGTTCGTTGGGAGCTTCGATAGCTTAGGGTACAGATGCCCAAATCCTCAAACCGTGTGGTCGCAGCACGAAAATCAAGCATCTTGTACCCTGTCTTCTCGCGCCCCTATAGCTCAGTTGGTAGAGCTACGGACTTTTAATCCGCAGGTCGTAGGTTCGAGCCCTACTGGGGGCACCACACACTCGCCACACGGCGGGTTCATGGTGCAGGTCACGCACTCGG
The genomic region above belongs to Mycolicibacterium sp. HK-90 and contains:
- a CDS encoding TetR/AcrR family transcriptional regulator yields the protein MVRPAQTARSERTREALRQAALVRFLAQGVEDTSAEQIAADAGVSLRTFYRHFTSKHDLLFADYDAGLHWFRAALAERPVTESVLDSVQSAILAFPYDVDAVTKIASMRAAELDPERIVRHIRQVESDFADAVADLLVARHGGVPDGDERLRIAVKARCVAAAVFGAMELWMVGNPAGERSLPELARMCRTALEALRSGLG
- a CDS encoding TetR/AcrR family transcriptional regulator codes for the protein MNSPSTSVEADKSAYRTRLLEALVESIVEDGYQNTTVADIVRRAKTSRRTFYEYFDSREQCFVALLTSVTAQQARGIVGAVDRSAPWQAQVRQAVEAWIASYEDHPELMLAWIRDVPTLGSAARELQRESMEGFIAMVQSMIATDAFRSAGVAISRRRIIMMLGGLRELTAVTVESGGPIREITEDAVVACTALLTPLS
- a CDS encoding YdcF family protein; this translates as MAVACGGFAPAVAQAAPPVAGKDFTKPAIVILGYGLQPDGSMRTILYHRVLTGLAVAQAFPQSPVIVTGGNPRNGKTEAGQMRNLLLTLGFPANRIIVEDRANSTVQNAQFSVPLAKKAGATGIIVVTSSTHQGRADQNFADAGGNVLATVSFPDGNPSVNIAQFVRDVLSPFTAIG
- a CDS encoding DUF692 domain-containing protein translates to MITTTRAVPDLGDVGLGWRREIAGVIADLTPGFCEVIAESVPIRRRRARPDPMLAGLATGGIPVIPHGVALSLGGVEPVQPARVGRLAACAQALGSPLVSEHIAFVRAGGIEAGHLLPVPRTREALDVLARNIERTTGELPVPLAVENIASFVEWPESDLSESEFLTELVDRTGVLLVLDVANVYANARNRGLDPQRELSRLPVERVAYCHVAGGRDGGNFYHDTHTDRTPPEVLDLVTALRERVDTPFMLERDGRYPPAAELFDELDAIAAAAGATPITTRARKAWT
- a CDS encoding TIGR04222 domain-containing membrane protein, with the translated sequence MSINDYPAAMTAGAYGYLAALAAAAVFAVLWRIATAPRHPATGEPVSATELAFLRSDIAPVVAALAALRAGGRITANRRVDQSVPAHATDRFTERLLNRVVGDPEHTVPNLYAASRDDLADLEAQLNRRGLVRTRADQIRMRWGAAPSFLVLAMGIAYAVLLVNHANDRPENVVPLMAVILASIGYVVVVLPRLLSVDRLTRAGRRLLATEQERLAYLKPAERPAFETYGPAAVALSVALFGTGALWAIDADYSTSVQLAGDSSGGGADGGGCGASCGGDGGGGGGGCGGCGGCGGCGG
- a CDS encoding DUF2834 domain-containing protein, whose protein sequence is MVSLIVHAVLGVAVIVLVIRLNPHIFSRPPGPALSRAELAYYAVGVASIPICWYFNAQFVAQYAVPDGNPIWGPGSWTEFITLGYTNPAASSASADYTIANVILLPLFTIIDGLRRGIRHPWLFFVASLFTSFAFAFAFYFATMERQRRHQQAEVAVN
- a CDS encoding DUF2200 domain-containing protein; translation: MEHRIFGTAVAAVYPHYLAKMQRKGRTQAELDEVICWLTGFDETTLRGHLDDETTFSEFFADASLNPNASLITGVVCGVKVQEIEDPLMRKIRCLDKLVDELARGKPMNKVLRTA